The Heterodontus francisci isolate sHetFra1 chromosome 13, sHetFra1.hap1, whole genome shotgun sequence genome includes a region encoding these proteins:
- the LOC137376776 gene encoding 5-hydroxytryptamine receptor 1B-like, with product MMNQSTGCLEQNSVDLQTHSKNINCSTKLDTPGGGGISALGISVSVFLCLITLATVLSNGFVIATIYQARKLHTPANILIASLAVTDLLVSILVMPISIVYTVSGTWNLGQIVCDIWLSSDITCCTASILHLCVIALDRYWAITDAVEYSTKRTPERAAGMIVTVWVISICISIPPLFWRQAKAGELMHCMVNTDQIFYTIYSTFGAFYIPTLLLIALYGRIYVEARSRILKQTPKKTGKRLTTAQLVNDSPGSSSLSSVNSRANEPSSDSGSPVYLNYVKVKVSDALLERKRISAARERKATKTLGIILGAFIVCWLPFFIITLVLPICKEACWFHHAIFDFFNWLGYLNSLINPIIYTMSNEDFKQAFQKLIRFR from the coding sequence ATGATGAACCAATCAACCGGGTGTCTGGAACAAAACAGCGTTGATTTGCAAACCCATTCGAAGAACATAAACTGCAGCACAAAATTAGACACTCCTGGTGGGGGTGGCATTTCAGCATTGGGCATTTCTGTCTCGGTTTTCCTATGCCTCATAACCCTGGCGACTGTATTGTCCAACGGGTTTGTAATTGCCACAATCTACCAAGCCAGGAAGCTGCACACTCCTGCCAATATCCTGATCGCCTCCCTGGCGGTCACTGATCTCCTGGTCTCTATATTAGTGATGCCTATAAGCATTGTCTATACTGTCAGCGGGACCTGGAATTTAGGGCAGATAGTTTGTGATATCTGGTTGTCCTCAGACATCACCTGTTGCACCGCCTCAATCCTCCATTTATGTGTGATCGCTTTGGACAGATACTGGGCCATCACAGATGCCGTTGAGTACTCGACTAAGAGAACCCCGGAGAGAGCCGCTGGGATGATAGTCACCGTTTGGGTGATCTCCATTTGTATTTCCATCCCACCTTTATTCTGGAGACAAGCCAAAGCAGGAGAGCTGATGCACTGCATGGTCAACACCGACCAAATCTTCTACACCATATACTCAACTTTCGGAGCCTTCTACATCCCCACGTTGCTGCTAATCGCTCTGTATGGGAGAATCTACGTGGAGGCGAGGTCCAGAATCCTGAAACAGACACCAAAGAAGACAGGCAAGAGGCTGACCACCGCTCAACTGGTCAACGACTCTCCGGGATCATCTTCACTTTCTTCGGTAAACTCTCGGGCTAACGAGCCTTCCAGCGACTCCGGTTCTCCTGTTTATTTAAACTACGTCAAAGTCAAAGTTTCTGATGCTCTGTTGGAACGGAAGCGGATCTCGGCGGCCAGGGAGAGGAAGGCGACGAAAACTTTAGGGATAATCTTAGGGGCCTTCATTGTGTGCTGGCTGCCCTTCTTCATCATCACCCTGGTGCTGCCCATCTGCAAGGAAGCTTGCTGGTTCCATCATGCCATCTTTGACTTCTTCAATTGGTTGGGATATCTAAATTCACTCATCAATCCTATCATATACACCATGTCCAACGAAGACTTCAAGCAGGCTTTCCAGAAACTGATACGGTTTAGATGA